One genomic region from Edaphobacter dinghuensis encodes:
- a CDS encoding Dyp-type peroxidase, translated as MNTPQAGIFALGTASHIYLEFDALDQRHEEKLAAAICALREPRTTIGGVNLVAGFRPELWRKVAPDHSPAGVYGFNAPIEGIESFTMPATQRDAVLWLSGSAHDVLFDSAHAAIAAVKDLATVGEETSSWAYRHDRDLTGFIDGSENPSLIDAPDAAIIPAGTPGESGTVLLLQKWKHDTTAWESLSVSQQERVMGRTKPDSIEFEDKAVDAHIVRTDQDQFGKIFRRNMPYGTVIDHGTMFVGFSADQSRLSTMLESMAGLRNGVRDALTRYTTPISGAYYFVPSTEGLRQPK; from the coding sequence ATGAACACCCCACAGGCAGGAATCTTCGCTCTCGGAACAGCATCGCATATTTATCTGGAATTCGACGCCCTCGATCAACGCCACGAAGAAAAACTGGCCGCTGCAATATGCGCCTTGCGTGAGCCGAGAACCACCATCGGCGGAGTCAACCTCGTGGCAGGCTTCAGGCCTGAGCTGTGGCGCAAAGTCGCTCCCGACCATAGTCCTGCAGGAGTATATGGATTCAATGCGCCCATTGAAGGAATAGAAAGCTTCACCATGCCTGCCACCCAGCGCGACGCTGTCCTGTGGCTCTCAGGAAGCGCGCACGACGTATTGTTCGACTCGGCGCATGCAGCCATCGCTGCTGTAAAAGACCTGGCCACCGTTGGCGAAGAAACCTCAAGCTGGGCGTACCGGCACGATCGCGATTTGACCGGCTTCATCGACGGCTCGGAGAACCCAAGCCTCATCGATGCTCCCGACGCGGCGATCATCCCTGCGGGAACTCCTGGCGAATCCGGCACCGTCCTCTTATTGCAAAAGTGGAAGCACGACACCACCGCCTGGGAGTCGCTCTCAGTCAGTCAGCAGGAGCGCGTGATGGGGCGGACAAAGCCTGACAGCATCGAGTTCGAAGACAAGGCCGTGGACGCGCATATTGTGCGTACCGATCAGGACCAGTTCGGCAAGATCTTCCGCCGCAACATGCCCTACGGAACAGTCATCGATCACGGAACGATGTTCGTCGGATTCAGTGCCGACCAGAGCCGCCTCTCGACGATGCTTGAGAGCATGGCGGGCCTGCGCAACGGAGTTCGCGATGCGCTTACACGCTACACCACGCCGATCAGCGGAGCCTACTACTTCGTTCCTTCCACCGAGGGCTTGCGTCAGCCGAAATAA
- a CDS encoding M23 family metallopeptidase: MSIKKRYYIMFVSRGEDGSLNKVPVPLHYAYIFVAAAVIGMFTITGMAGSYSRMLIKTARFNQLRQDHNSLQKDYAHLEKTAHDKDVEAASLGSLASEVSALYGLTASKLTSTGKVVTTTGRHGKSSGTESVATTPLTEASNSLTDESYYKSLQSFYALRNSAMSGSVTRALSGIGGPDYTPSGSLGMDDTGNLQMASYAPSLWPVMGPITSSFGEREDPVKGNGEGEFHKGLDISAPTGTPVHATADGVVKLVGMVNGYGREVIIDHGHGVETCYAHLSAFASIVGQIVIRGQVIGYVGHSGRVTGSNLHYEVRIRNTPVNPHRYMRVTMANLGSDAASGS; encoded by the coding sequence TTGAGCATTAAAAAGCGCTACTACATCATGTTCGTCAGCCGTGGCGAAGACGGAAGCCTGAACAAGGTTCCGGTGCCGCTGCACTACGCGTATATCTTCGTGGCGGCGGCTGTCATTGGCATGTTTACGATCACCGGGATGGCGGGATCGTACTCGCGGATGCTGATCAAGACGGCACGCTTCAACCAGCTTCGCCAGGACCACAACTCGCTGCAGAAAGACTATGCGCATCTCGAGAAGACGGCGCACGACAAGGACGTCGAGGCGGCATCGCTCGGCTCGCTGGCAAGCGAGGTCTCGGCCCTCTACGGCCTGACCGCAAGCAAGCTGACATCCACCGGCAAGGTAGTGACAACGACAGGGCGCCATGGGAAGTCATCCGGCACCGAATCGGTTGCGACGACTCCGCTGACCGAGGCCAGCAACAGCCTTACTGACGAGTCGTACTACAAGTCGCTCCAGTCTTTTTATGCCCTGCGTAACTCCGCAATGAGCGGATCGGTGACACGTGCGTTGAGCGGAATCGGCGGTCCTGACTACACCCCTTCAGGCAGCCTTGGTATGGACGACACCGGCAACCTGCAGATGGCCTCGTATGCTCCCTCGCTCTGGCCGGTCATGGGGCCGATTACAAGCAGCTTTGGTGAGCGTGAAGATCCGGTCAAGGGCAATGGCGAAGGCGAATTTCATAAGGGCCTCGACATCTCCGCACCCACCGGCACTCCGGTACACGCAACTGCCGACGGCGTTGTAAAGCTGGTAGGTATGGTGAATGGCTATGGACGCGAGGTGATCATCGATCACGGCCACGGCGTCGAAACCTGCTATGCGCACCTCTCGGCCTTTGCCTCGATCGTCGGCCAGATCGTCATTCGCGGCCAGGTGATCGGGTATGTCGGCCACAGCGGCCGGGTCACCGGCTCCAATCTTCACTACGAGGTGAGGATTCGCAATACCCCGGTCAACCCCCACCGTTACATGCGAGTGACCATGGCAAATCTCGGCAGCGACGCGGCATCCGGCAGCTAG
- the thiL gene encoding thiamine-phosphate kinase, whose translation MRELALIEQIRRDFGSAGSRAVALGIGDDCAILRPPAGTEVLVTTDFTLEGRHFRRDLHSPESVGHRCLARGLSDLAAMGATPMTAFLSLALPADLVTTAKGRGWIARFFRGLRSLAGRHDITLAGGDTAQSPADAILADIVLLGTAPRGRALRRSGAKPGDALYVTGALGGAAAELSSMLAHNVNPAKGSKAGEHPQTFPEPRVGVGQALLRRKLATACIDISDGISTDLAHLCRSSGVTAELEQAAIPLHPLASKLSPAAALSAALHGGEDYELLFAAPASVRMPRQLSGVPITRIGQFRHRQATRPLITLLEPDGSRATLEPQGWEHFSGR comes from the coding sequence ATGAGAGAGTTAGCCCTGATCGAGCAAATTCGTCGCGACTTCGGCTCCGCTGGAAGCCGGGCTGTTGCTCTGGGCATCGGGGACGATTGCGCCATTCTGCGCCCTCCGGCAGGAACCGAAGTACTTGTTACCACAGACTTTACCCTCGAAGGCCGGCACTTTCGCCGCGACCTGCACTCGCCTGAGTCGGTGGGCCATCGCTGCCTCGCCCGGGGTCTCAGCGACCTTGCCGCCATGGGTGCGACACCCATGACCGCCTTTCTTTCGCTTGCTCTGCCTGCCGATCTGGTTACGACGGCCAAAGGGCGCGGATGGATCGCTCGATTTTTTAGAGGGTTGCGATCTCTTGCCGGACGGCACGACATTACACTTGCCGGCGGCGACACCGCTCAGTCTCCCGCCGACGCCATTCTCGCGGACATTGTTCTTCTCGGCACCGCTCCTCGAGGCAGAGCTTTGCGTAGGTCCGGGGCCAAGCCCGGCGATGCGCTTTACGTCACCGGAGCGCTCGGCGGAGCAGCGGCGGAGCTCTCCTCGATGCTCGCCCATAACGTCAACCCAGCAAAGGGGTCAAAGGCCGGAGAGCATCCCCAGACCTTTCCTGAGCCTCGTGTCGGCGTAGGCCAGGCGCTGTTGCGACGCAAGCTGGCGACTGCCTGCATCGACATCAGTGACGGCATCTCTACCGATCTGGCCCATCTGTGTCGGTCCTCCGGCGTCACCGCCGAACTTGAGCAGGCAGCCATTCCGCTTCATCCACTTGCCAGCAAGCTATCTCCTGCAGCAGCCCTCAGTGCCGCGTTGCACGGCGGCGAGGACTACGAGCTGCTCTTCGCGGCTCCGGCATCGGTGAGAATGCCTCGACAACTCAGCGGCGTTCCTATCACCCGCATCGGGCAGTTCAGGCACAGACAGGCCACACGCCCGCTGATCACTCTGCTTGAGCCAGACGGCAGCCGCGCTACACTTGAGCCACAAGGATGGGAGCACTTCTCCGGCCGCTAA
- a CDS encoding TIGR03435 family protein codes for MTTLRTKSLRIGHFGYCLAMLLPLAFAPLHLAAQSQSSTAAQPPLRFEVASIRPHKFAGDEPSNRRILPGGRFVATATTVRTLIRIASGLDDNRMSGAPGWIDNELFDINATIADHAEVKTPEQFQQLILSLLEERFGFKFHREQKEGSVYWLELNKPGKLGPALKPSGPDSQANMSNNSNGARSEMKISKMSMADVAAGLRRQAGRPVEDHTGLTGDFDFEIEWSPEETADSLYPSLFTVLKDQLGLKLQPAKGTVETLVIDQIERPSAN; via the coding sequence AACGCTGCGGACAAAGTCTCTGCGTATCGGCCATTTCGGTTATTGCCTCGCCATGCTGCTGCCGCTCGCCTTTGCGCCACTGCATCTGGCTGCTCAATCGCAATCGTCGACTGCCGCGCAGCCGCCTCTCCGATTCGAGGTTGCCTCGATTCGACCACACAAGTTCGCCGGCGATGAGCCTTCCAACCGCCGTATTCTTCCCGGCGGGCGTTTTGTCGCCACGGCTACCACGGTTCGCACGTTGATCCGGATCGCCTCTGGTCTCGACGATAACCGTATGTCGGGTGCACCCGGCTGGATCGACAACGAGCTCTTCGACATCAACGCTACAATTGCCGATCACGCTGAGGTCAAGACCCCGGAGCAGTTTCAGCAACTCATTCTCTCGTTACTGGAAGAGCGCTTCGGATTCAAATTTCATCGCGAGCAAAAGGAAGGATCAGTCTACTGGCTTGAGCTCAATAAGCCTGGAAAGCTCGGCCCGGCCCTCAAGCCAAGTGGGCCTGATTCGCAGGCCAATATGAGCAACAACTCCAACGGCGCAAGGTCTGAGATGAAGATTTCGAAGATGTCCATGGCTGACGTTGCTGCTGGCCTTCGCCGCCAGGCTGGCCGCCCCGTCGAGGACCACACTGGCCTAACGGGCGACTTCGATTTCGAGATCGAATGGTCGCCCGAGGAGACTGCCGACTCACTTTATCCATCGCTCTTTACTGTTCTGAAGGATCAGCTTGGGCTGAAGTTGCAACCCGCCAAAGGCACGGTTGAAACTCTCGTCATTGATCAGATCGAACGTCCTTCAGCCAACTAG